The Candidatus Eisenbacteria bacterium genome contains a region encoding:
- a CDS encoding dihydrofolate reductase family protein → SSVLAHTLIAADLVDEYRLLLYPVSLGGGKKLFPDGTRVNLNLFESRTFPSGVMLMRYAAAPA, encoded by the coding sequence GCAGCAGCGTGCTGGCGCACACGCTGATCGCCGCGGATCTCGTCGACGAGTACCGCCTGCTCCTCTACCCGGTATCGCTCGGCGGGGGCAAGAAACTGTTCCCGGACGGGACGCGGGTCAATCTGAACTTGTTCGAGTCGAGGACCTTTCCCTCGGGCGTCATGCTCATGCGCTACGCCGCCGCGCCAGCATGA
- a CDS encoding NAD-dependent epimerase/dehydratase family protein produces the protein MPAPLGILLIGGTGFLGHHVAAALIAAGHQVTVLSRGTRQAPAGAESLIAERGDRKALGRALEGRRFDLTVDFLVYDAPDVEILLLVPYAALGRYVMISTGQVYLVTEGARAPYREDESEGTLIPEPADPDSYEHASWTYGVAKRRAEQTLLGLRDTHGVRTVILRLPIIQGEGDGSRRLWAYLERMLDGGPLVLPDGGGSPARFVYAGDVARLITGFATDPPRSAVYNVAQPDLVPVRAFLDQAGRLAGVAPRIVDATWEECREAGLDESFSPYAGRWRSTLDASKAATELGFLGSRTEEYLPGVVRWHLEHRMPSHRGYALRDREIELAARLATRAGPSA, from the coding sequence ATGCCCGCGCCGCTCGGGATCCTGTTGATCGGAGGGACGGGTTTCCTGGGTCACCACGTGGCCGCCGCGCTGATCGCGGCCGGCCACCAGGTGACGGTCCTGTCGCGCGGCACCCGTCAGGCTCCCGCCGGCGCCGAGTCGCTGATCGCGGAGCGCGGTGATCGCAAAGCACTCGGCCGTGCTCTCGAAGGCCGGCGCTTCGATCTCACCGTGGACTTCCTCGTCTACGACGCGCCGGACGTCGAGATCCTGCTGCTCGTTCCGTATGCCGCGCTGGGCCGCTACGTGATGATCTCGACCGGCCAGGTCTACCTCGTGACCGAAGGCGCGCGGGCGCCCTACCGCGAGGACGAGTCGGAAGGCACGCTCATTCCCGAGCCCGCGGACCCGGACTCCTACGAGCACGCCTCCTGGACCTACGGGGTGGCGAAGCGGCGCGCCGAGCAGACACTCCTCGGACTACGAGACACACACGGTGTCCGCACGGTGATCCTGCGGCTCCCCATCATTCAGGGAGAAGGCGATGGGTCGCGGCGGCTGTGGGCCTATCTCGAGCGCATGCTGGACGGCGGGCCGCTCGTGCTGCCCGACGGTGGCGGATCGCCCGCGCGCTTCGTGTACGCCGGTGATGTCGCGCGTCTGATCACCGGCTTCGCCACCGATCCACCGCGAAGCGCGGTCTACAACGTCGCGCAGCCCGATCTCGTTCCGGTGCGGGCGTTCCTCGATCAGGCCGGGCGGCTCGCCGGAGTGGCGCCGCGCATCGTCGATGCGACATGGGAGGAGTGCCGCGAGGCCGGCCTCGACGAGAGCTTCTCGCCTTACGCGGGGCGCTGGCGATCCACGCTCGATGCTTCGAAGGCCGCGACCGAGCTCGGGTTCCTGGGCTCGCGCACCGAGGAGTATCTGCCCGGGGTCGTGCGATGGCATCTCGAGCACCGGATGCCGAGCCACAGGGGCTATGCTCTGCGCGATCGCGAGATCGAGCTGGCCGCTCGGCTCGCGACCCGCGCGGGCCCGAGCGCATGA
- a CDS encoding dienelactone hydrolase family protein yields MTRAITAMTSTLFLMAFSAGAGAQTSDTSMVHLGPPEGGTVAFVAWPAGKAAAPGVVVVQEWWGLNHQIRDVARRLAREGYVAIVPDLYHGKVAVDAEQAHVLVRGLENETALADLGNAIRWLRAEPRVGKKKIGVVGFCVGGGLAQGLALKSAEISAVVMFYGSPVTDPKSLATLRAPLQGHFGETDDGIPIVKVEALKKGLKQAGKPGEVFLYAGAGHAFMNDTGASYHPDAARQAWARTLAFFQKNLRRA; encoded by the coding sequence GTGACACGCGCGATCACCGCGATGACTTCCACGCTGTTCCTCATGGCCTTCTCTGCTGGCGCCGGCGCCCAGACGAGTGACACGTCGATGGTCCATCTCGGTCCGCCGGAGGGCGGGACGGTGGCGTTCGTGGCATGGCCAGCCGGCAAGGCCGCGGCGCCCGGTGTCGTCGTGGTGCAGGAGTGGTGGGGACTCAACCACCAGATCCGTGACGTCGCGCGCCGCCTGGCGCGCGAAGGGTACGTCGCGATCGTTCCCGACCTCTATCACGGCAAGGTGGCGGTGGATGCCGAGCAGGCGCACGTGCTGGTGCGCGGGCTCGAAAACGAAACCGCCCTGGCCGATCTCGGGAACGCGATCCGCTGGCTGCGCGCGGAGCCTCGCGTCGGCAAGAAGAAGATCGGCGTGGTGGGGTTCTGCGTGGGCGGCGGGCTCGCTCAGGGGCTCGCCCTGAAGAGCGCCGAGATCAGCGCGGTGGTCATGTTCTACGGATCACCGGTGACCGACCCCAAGTCACTGGCGACGCTGCGTGCGCCTTTGCAGGGACACTTCGGCGAGACGGACGATGGCATCCCGATCGTCAAAGTCGAGGCTCTGAAGAAGGGGCTCAAGCAGGCCGGCAAGCCCGGCGAGGTCTTTCTGTACGCAGGGGCCGGCCATGCGTTCATGAACGATACGGGAGCCTCTTACCACCCCGACGCGGCGCGTCAGGCGTGGGCGCGGACCCTGGCGTTCTTCCAGAAGAACCTGCGGCGCGCCTGA
- a CDS encoding response regulator, whose translation MSASDKAKVLVVEDDVYFRSVLRKRLEAEEFKVMQAGDGREGMKAIVTWEPDVVISDWMMPEVDGLELCQSVKTGLKEAAPYFILLTAKSELSDRLLGLQTGADDYVVKPCDHREILARVRGGVRIVRLTQQLRAAVAELESANAELSSRRNRDALPVCSCCGRSLSADASRPPKR comes from the coding sequence TTGAGCGCTTCCGACAAAGCCAAAGTCCTCGTCGTCGAGGACGACGTCTACTTCCGGAGCGTGCTGCGGAAGCGGCTCGAGGCCGAGGAGTTCAAGGTCATGCAGGCCGGCGACGGCCGGGAAGGCATGAAGGCCATCGTCACCTGGGAGCCCGACGTCGTGATCTCCGACTGGATGATGCCCGAGGTGGATGGCCTCGAGCTGTGCCAATCGGTGAAGACCGGGCTCAAAGAGGCCGCGCCTTACTTCATCTTGCTCACGGCCAAGAGCGAGCTGAGCGATCGCCTGCTCGGGCTCCAGACCGGAGCCGACGACTATGTGGTCAAGCCCTGTGACCACCGCGAGATCCTGGCGCGCGTGCGTGGCGGTGTCCGTATCGTCCGGCTCACCCAGCAGCTGCGCGCCGCCGTCGCCGAGCTGGAGAGCGCGAACGCCGAGCTGAGCAGCCGGCGCAACCGGGATGCTCTCCCGGTTTGCTCCTGCTGCGGGCGTTCGCTCTCCGCGGATGCGTCCCGCCCCCCGAAACGGTAG
- a CDS encoding response regulator, with protein MKHVMVVEDDPINAALFRMLLERRGGCRVTVSESPEDVLRLAREGVDVIVMDISLKGSTYQGRPVTGVDLCRMLKASPETSAIPVVLATAHAMRGDDERLKAESGADDYLSKPVVDHQAFITQIQQWLERDAA; from the coding sequence ATGAAGCACGTGATGGTCGTCGAGGACGACCCGATCAACGCCGCGCTGTTCCGCATGCTGCTCGAGCGCCGCGGCGGCTGCCGGGTCACGGTGAGCGAGTCGCCCGAGGACGTCTTGCGGCTGGCACGCGAAGGCGTGGACGTCATCGTGATGGACATCTCGCTCAAGGGCTCGACCTATCAAGGCCGTCCCGTGACCGGCGTGGACCTCTGCCGGATGCTCAAGGCCAGCCCCGAGACGTCCGCGATCCCGGTGGTGCTGGCCACCGCCCACGCCATGCGCGGGGACGACGAGCGTCTCAAGGCGGAGAGCGGCGCAGACGACTACCTCTCCAAGCCCGTCGTCGATCACCAGGCCTTCATCACCCAGATCCAGCAGTGGCTCGAGCGGGACGCCGCTTGA